The Altererythrobacter sp. H2 genomic sequence CCTCATCACATTCCTTGACGAACAGGGTCAGGCTGCTGCCTTCGCTGTGGCGCTCCCAGGCGAAACGGACCTTGTTGCTCAGCCTGCCTTCGCGGTGCGATGGGTTGTCGTTCGGCTGGGGATCGCTGCGGCTTTCGATCGCGGCCAATTCGCCCGTCCGCTCGCTGTCGTCGAGCACCAGTACCCATTGGATCACATGGCAGGGTACGGGGAGCAGCGGCCACCGGCGCAAATGCATTTCGCCGACCGCCCGCAGCCTGAGCTCGTGATTCTCCATGCCGGCCCGCTTCCCCCCAGATCCTTCTCGCAAACCATAGCATAGAACGCCGCACGTCAACTGCCTCTCTGTGAAGAGTGCGCGCGCAGCATGGGAACCGAGGGCAAGCTACATGGTGCGGTGTTCCGAGAAAGGAACCAATTCAGGTCTCGCTTCTTTGATTGGGCAGGCTGCCGTTCAACGCAGCACCCCCAGATGGAGAGAACCCATGCATCATGACAACAACCGCAGGCTGCTCGAAACGCTGATCGATACCGTGTACGATTCGCTCGAAGGCTATCGCCGCGCGAGCGAGACCGCGCGTTCGCCGCAGATCAAGGACGCCTTTACCCAGCAGATGGCCCGTCGCCGCGACACGCTCGACCGGCTGAACCAGGAACTGGTCCGTCAGGGTGGAGACCTGGTCACCAAGGGCACACTTACCGGCACGCTCCACCAGACCTGGCTGGCGATCACCGACCTGTTCGGTGATGACGACAAGACCGCGGTTGAGCGGGTCGAGGAAGGCGAGGATTACCTCGCCGGGAAATTCGAGGCGGCGCTGGAGGATGACGACCTGACGCCCGAAACCCGGGCGGTGATAACCGCTGCCTATGCCGAAATCCGCGAGGGCGAGCGGCTGGCCGACCGGCTCAGCCTGATGGCTCAGGGCACCTTCGGCCGGGACTGATCGGCGTGTGCTATTCGTGGTCCAGTGGCTGCACCTGCGTTCCGATGAGAACGTGGGTGCAGCCCAGCCCGGCTGGGTCTTCGCCTTTGGCCAACCCGGCAACCGTCCGCCAGCCTTCGCTGCGCAGCTGCTCCGCGGCGTCAAATTCATGGCCGAGCGGAAGGTAGATGGTGGGGCGGCGTTGGGGCGATTCGAGCGCTTCGATCAGTGAATCGAGATAGAGTGAGAAGCCGGTAGCCGGTTCCTCGCTGCTCCGTATGACATAGGTGCCGCCGCGACCCAGCGCGCCGCGAACGCCTTCGGCGTACAGGGTAAAACCAAACCAGCTCTGGTATTCGAACCCGTGCCGTTCGGTCGGATCAAGCGTGACGCGGGCATCAACTCCGGCGCGGGCGGCAATCTGTCTGAGACCCGCGATCCGGCTGGCCAGAGCGCCGCCTGCGTCAATCGCGGCTATCCGCTCGATCGCGTCGTCGAACGGGCCCGCCGCATAGAGCAATGGCAGGTAAGCGGCCCCGCCGACTTCGCGCAGGGCGCCTGCATCCTTCATGTCGAGTTCCCGCCGCACAGCGTCGACCTGCTGCGATGCCAGCGGAAGGGCCTGTTCGGCGAGGGTGTCGACCAGATCGGGCAGGGTGAAGTCGACCGAAATGCCGCTGGCACCGGCGGCGGCCAGAGCCTTGATTGCCAGTGCGACTACTTCGCCGGCCGCTTCCGGGCTGTCGCTACCGATCAACTCCGCGCCAAGCTGGAGTTTCTGCCGCGCCGGATCGAGCTGGTCAGCGCGAATCGTCGCCACCTCACCGGCATAGCACAGGCGCAGAGGCCGGGCGGCCCCGGCCAGCGAGGTCGCTGCGATCCGCCCCACCTGTACGGTCATGTCGCTCCGCAGTGCCAGCGTACGCAGGCTTGCCGGATCAACGAACCGGAACATGCGGCGGGGGGATACCCCGTCCATCCGGGTCGCCATCGAGCGTTCGAATTCCACCAGCGGCGGGCGGACCCGGTCATAGCCGTTGCTGTCCAGCACATCGAGCGCAGCCCGCATGGCGGCGGTCACCAGGGCGGCTTCGGCGGGCAGCCGGTCAGCCAGGCCTTCGGGCAGGAGATCGTCGGGATCGGTCATCACGCGCGGCCCCCTGCCCGATTGCTGATCAGAACTCCAGCGCCTTGACTACCTTCACGCCTTCGACGGCGCAGGCGGCCTTGACCAGTTCGTCCGGGATGGCTTGGTCCACGCTTAGCAGCAGCACCGCCTCGCCCCCGGCTTCGCGGCGGCCGAGATTGAAGGTGCCGATGTTGATGCCGTGCTCGCCCAGCAAGCTGCCGATCCGGCCGATGAAGCCCGGCGCATCCTGGTTGACGATGTAGAGCATGTGCCCCGCCAGTTCCGCCTCGATCCCGATGCCGAAGATCTCCACCAGACGCGGGTTTTCCGCCCCGAACAGCGTGCCGGCCACCGAGCGGTCGCCTTGGCTGGTCGCCACTGTGACGCGCAGCAGGGTGTTGTAAGCGCCGTCGCGTTCGTGCCGGATCGAGCGGACATCCAGCCCGCGCTCGCGCGCCAGGTACGGCGCGTTGACCATGTTCACGGTGTCGGAATACTGCTTCATCAGCCCGGCCAGCACCGCAGCCTCCAGCGGCTTGCCGGAAAGTGCGGCGGCTGCGCCTTCGCGTTCAATGCTGATCTGGGTCAGATTGCCGTGTGCCAGTTGCCCCACTAGCGAGCCGAGCCTTTCAGCCAGCGCCATATAGGGTTTCAGCTTGGGTGCTTCCTCGGCTGAAAGTGACGGCACGTTGAGCGCGTTGGTGACCCCCCCGGTGACGAGGTAGTCGGCCATCTGCTCGGCCACCTGAAGCGCCACATTGACCTGCGCTTCCGTGGTCGAGGCGCCAAGATGGGGCGTGCAGATGAAGTTCTTCGTGCCGAACAGCGGATGGTCGGGCGCGGGCGGCTCCTGTGCGAACACGTCGAGCGCTGCGCCCGCCACATGGCCGCTGTCGAGCATGTCCTTGAGCGCCGCCTCGTCGATCAGGCCACCGCGCGCGCAGTTGACGATCCGCACCCCCTTCTTGGTCTTGGCGAGGTTTTCCGCCGACAGGATATTGCGGGTCTGGTCGGTCAGCGGGGTGTGCAGGGTGATGAAATCTGCCTTGGCCAGCAGCGTATCGAGATCGGCCTTCTCCACACCCATTTCGACCGCGCGCTCCTCGGTCAGGAAGGGGTCATACGCAACCACCTTCATCTTCAGCCCGAGGGCCCGGCTCGCCACGATCGAGCCGATATTGCCCGCCCCGATCAGGCCCAGCGTCTTGCCGGTCAGTTCCACGCCCATGAAGTCGTTCTTGGGCCAGGTGCCAGCCTGCGTTCCCGCATCGGCAGCCGGGATCTGGCGCGCGACGGCGAAGATCAGCGCAATGGCGTGTTCGGCAGTGGTAATCGAGTTGCCGAACGGGGTGTTCATCACCACCACGCCCTTGCTGCTGGCATAGGGAATATCGACGTTATCGACCCCGATACCCGCGCGTCCGATCACCTTGAGGTTGGTCGCCGCGTCCAGGATCTCGCGCGTCGCCTTGGTGGCGCTGCGGATGGCAAGGCCGTCGTATTGGCCGATCACGGCCTTCAGCTCATCCGGCGTCATGCCCGGCTTCACATCGACATCGCAGCCGCGCTCTTCGAAAATGCGCGCGGCATTGGGGTCCATCTTGTCGGAAATGAGGACTTTTGGCTTGGTCATTTGAAGTCTCCCTCTCCCCTTCAGGGGAGAGGGCCGGGGAGAGGGGAACGCCTTCCCGGCCCTTGATTAGTTAAAACTATGAGGAGGGGCACCCCCTCTCCCGACCCTCTCCCCTGAAGGGGAGAGGCTATTGGACGTCAGACAGAAACCCGCGCGTAGGCCCAGTCGAGCCAGGGGCCGAGCGCCTCGATATCGGCGGTCTCGACCGTTGCGCCGCACCAGATCCGCAGGCCCGGCGGGGCATCGCGGTATCCGGCGATGTCATAAGCTGCGTCGTTCTCTTCGAGCAGCTTGGCAAAGGCCTTGATCATCGCTTCGTCTGCGCCTTCGACCGTCAGGCAGACGCTGGTGTTGGAGCGGCTGGCGGGATCAGCCGCAAGATGGCCGAGCCAGTCGCGTTCCTGCACGATTGTGTCGAGCGCAGCAGCATTGGCATCGGCGCGGGCTTTCATTGCAGACAGGCCGCCCAGACCCTTCGCCCATTCGAGCGCGAAGATGGCATCTTCCACCGCGAGCATGGACGGGGTGTTGATTGTCTCGCCCTTGAACACGCCTTCGGCGAGCTTGCCCTTGCTGACGAGGCGGAACACCTTGGGCAGCGGCCACGCAGGGGTATGGGTTTCCAGCCGCTCGACCGCGCGCGGGCCGAGGATCAGCACGCCGTGCGCGCCTTCGCCGCCAAGCACTTTCTGCCAGCTGAAGGTGAGCACGTCGACCTTGTCCCACGCGATGTCCTGCGCGAACACCGCGCTCGTCGCATCGGCGATGGCCAGGCCTTCACGGTCTGCCGCGATCCAGTCGCCGTTCGGCACGCGCACACCGCTGGTCGTGCCGTTCCAGGTGAAGATGACGTCGCTGTTCCAGTCGACCTGACCGAGGTCGGGCAACTGGCCATAGTCGGCGCGGATCACGGTCGGATCGATCTTCAGCTGCTTGACTGCGTCCGTCACCCAGCCTTCGCCGAAGCTTTCCCAGGCCAGTGT encodes the following:
- a CDS encoding DUF3422 family protein, with product MENHELRLRAVGEMHLRRWPLLPVPCHVIQWVLVLDDSERTGELAAIESRSDPQPNDNPSHREGRLSNKVRFAWERHSEGSSLTLFVKECDEAGFLDPATDAEIASAIEWAEALPGKIVRSTRVWLAANDSDVETLLPQLNLNSDEMVSSMVGGTIRI
- a CDS encoding ferritin-like domain-containing protein, translated to MHHDNNRRLLETLIDTVYDSLEGYRRASETARSPQIKDAFTQQMARRRDTLDRLNQELVRQGGDLVTKGTLTGTLHQTWLAITDLFGDDDKTAVERVEEGEDYLAGKFEAALEDDDLTPETRAVITAAYAEIREGERLADRLSLMAQGTFGRD
- a CDS encoding ATP phosphoribosyltransferase regulatory subunit codes for the protein MTDPDDLLPEGLADRLPAEAALVTAAMRAALDVLDSNGYDRVRPPLVEFERSMATRMDGVSPRRMFRFVDPASLRTLALRSDMTVQVGRIAATSLAGAARPLRLCYAGEVATIRADQLDPARQKLQLGAELIGSDSPEAAGEVVALAIKALAAAGASGISVDFTLPDLVDTLAEQALPLASQQVDAVRRELDMKDAGALREVGGAAYLPLLYAAGPFDDAIERIAAIDAGGALASRIAGLRQIAARAGVDARVTLDPTERHGFEYQSWFGFTLYAEGVRGALGRGGTYVIRSSEEPATGFSLYLDSLIEALESPQRRPTIYLPLGHEFDAAEQLRSEGWRTVAGLAKGEDPAGLGCTHVLIGTQVQPLDHE
- the serA gene encoding phosphoglycerate dehydrogenase, whose translation is MTKPKVLISDKMDPNAARIFEERGCDVDVKPGMTPDELKAVIGQYDGLAIRSATKATREILDAATNLKVIGRAGIGVDNVDIPYASSKGVVVMNTPFGNSITTAEHAIALIFAVARQIPAADAGTQAGTWPKNDFMGVELTGKTLGLIGAGNIGSIVASRALGLKMKVVAYDPFLTEERAVEMGVEKADLDTLLAKADFITLHTPLTDQTRNILSAENLAKTKKGVRIVNCARGGLIDEAALKDMLDSGHVAGAALDVFAQEPPAPDHPLFGTKNFICTPHLGASTTEAQVNVALQVAEQMADYLVTGGVTNALNVPSLSAEEAPKLKPYMALAERLGSLVGQLAHGNLTQISIEREGAAAALSGKPLEAAVLAGLMKQYSDTVNMVNAPYLARERGLDVRSIRHERDGAYNTLLRVTVATSQGDRSVAGTLFGAENPRLVEIFGIGIEAELAGHMLYIVNQDAPGFIGRIGSLLGEHGINIGTFNLGRREAGGEAVLLLSVDQAIPDELVKAACAVEGVKVVKALEF
- a CDS encoding phosphoserine transaminase translates to MTEHLMPARKPARPFFSSGPCAKPPGWSPDKLATQSLGRSHRSKIGKARLQYCIDLIREVLEVPASHRIGIVPGSDTGAVEMAMWTMLGARPVTTLAWESFGEGWVTDAVKQLKIDPTVIRADYGQLPDLGQVDWNSDVIFTWNGTTSGVRVPNGDWIAADREGLAIADATSAVFAQDIAWDKVDVLTFSWQKVLGGEGAHGVLILGPRAVERLETHTPAWPLPKVFRLVSKGKLAEGVFKGETINTPSMLAVEDAIFALEWAKGLGGLSAMKARADANAAALDTIVQERDWLGHLAADPASRSNTSVCLTVEGADEAMIKAFAKLLEENDAAYDIAGYRDAPPGLRIWCGATVETADIEALGPWLDWAYARVSV